Proteins encoded by one window of Bactrocera oleae isolate idBacOlea1 chromosome 4, idBacOlea1, whole genome shotgun sequence:
- the LOC106625040 gene encoding uncharacterized protein — translation MTTTKTELKYNAEAMNSNTLESNGDDGFSDIDGHSPYKLSNTSCHKYRLTTMIRSCRTDCQKKYEYNSNVLTKAERRKLSRAIVKYFRLNRIRVKSEIAKDLAKQIMPHFHTERDVCQLRIKSVLSYDFEQIFPSKIEIYKERLCIFNAYIITFMVINYSCIFVMVDKTQDNNRCIVAWRDLRYHLTLSEALLVAMQLYLVFKLEYPPPCVNFWHFVRDYFFDIQLPQDISYPMLAKLRPFMQLFSTVRCRSLQS, via the exons atgacaacaacaaaaactgagtTGAAATATAACGCCGAAGCAATGAACAGTAACACACTAGAATCCAATGGCGATGACGGCTTTTCAGATATCGATGGACACTCTCCGTATAAGCTTTCGAATACTAGTTGCCacaaatat CGTTTGACCACTATGATACGCTCTTGCCGGACTGATTGTCAAAAAAAGTACGAATATAATAGCAATGTTCTAACGAAAGCGGAGCGTCGAAAACTTAGTCGTGCCATAGTTAAGTACTTTCGACTTAATAGGATACGTGTGAAATCAGAAATAGCTAAGGATTTGGCCAAACAGATAATGCCGCATTTTCACACAGAAAGAGATGTATGCCAATTAAGGATAAAATCGGTG CTGAGCTATGACTTTGAGCAAATCTTCCCCAGcaaaatagaaatatacaaaGAGCGTTTATGTATATTCAATGCATACATCATCACATTTATGGTAataaat TATTCATGCATATTCGTCATGGTGGACAAAACGCAGGACAACAATCGGTGCATTGTGGCTTGGCGCGATTTGCGTTATCATTTGACGCTCAGCGAAGCCTTGCTCGTCGCCATGCAGCTGTACTTGGTCTTCAAGTTGGAGTATCCACCGCCGTGTGTGAATTTCTGGCATTTTGTACGTGACTACTTCTTCGATATACAATTACCGCAGGATATATCTTACCCTATGTTAGCTAAGCTAAGGCCATTTATGCAACTATTCAGTACAGTTCGCTGCCGCTCCCTGCAAAGTTAA